In Lacerta agilis isolate rLacAgi1 chromosome 1, rLacAgi1.pri, whole genome shotgun sequence, the following proteins share a genomic window:
- the LOC117060245 gene encoding LOW QUALITY PROTEIN: small nuclear ribonucleoprotein F-like (The sequence of the model RefSeq protein was modified relative to this genomic sequence to represent the inferred CDS: deleted 3 bases in 2 codons) — protein sequence MLNFFSIASEALLAFDCNLNPKPFLNGLTGKPGMVKLKWGMEQYKGYLISVDGYKNMQLANTEEYIDGALSGHLDEVLIRCNNVLYIRGVEEDGEIRE from the exons ATGCTGAACTTTTTCTCCATTGCTTCAGA ggcactgttggcatttgattgcaatCTCAATCCAAAGCCCTTTCTGAATGGGCTGACTGGGAAACCAGGGATGGTGAAGCTGAAGTGGGGAATGGAA CAGTACAAAGGCTACCTCATCTCTGTCGATGGCTACAAGAACATGCAGCTTGCAAATACAGAAGAATATATTGATGGTGCATTATCTGGACACCTTGATGAAGTTCTGATAAGGTGTAATAATGTCCTTTAT ATAAGGGGTGtggaagaagatggagaaataAGAGAATaa